The proteins below are encoded in one region of Stigmatopora argus isolate UIUO_Sarg chromosome 2, RoL_Sarg_1.0, whole genome shotgun sequence:
- the prc1b gene encoding protein regulator of cytokinesis 1b isoform X2 yields the protein MRRSEVLAAESVSCLNKALCHLKDIWEEIGIPEDQRLQRTNVVKNHIKGLLDMMIREEESLRNRVMTSIQDSKLEVEKLCLDLQIPLFQEEVGLTMLQQEKNLRMRVDDLITEKTQRMQQLKALLEEDQELCDILCCIPFGISPNDVPSVDQLDSFKQHIANQNAEKTNRYAEFMGLKKQIVLCMNDLDHIPETTFEKDVVSEEEDTFCLSKDNITSLKQLLCQLEHQKAENEAECEALREKIQQLWHRLQVPQEEREAFNEHMVISKKSNLKALQAEINHLEELKLQNICNVIDAIRTEISVFWEKCFFSTEQRQAFSPYFSQDFNEALLNLHDAEIQRLKQHYEDHKDLFVGVNQWEQNWRLFLELDKKASDPSRFANRGGNLLKEEKQRAELHKSLPKLEKKLKGQIDAWESEQGRAFLVNGQKFLQYVAEQWQIHQSEKEREKLERQLKKSKQTEEDMLYGTAQTPTKRRLLGNNTPNRSKWMNASSSISMATSNSSLRSAYSGIVCRSPVPRSPMRRPPLSAKKGSAQRKPPQPKFNACNKENEARLKGTPLSARFVHGL from the exons ATGAGGAGAAG tgaagTGCTCGCAGCCGAATCTGTGTCATGCCTCAATAAGGCTCTTTGCCACTTGAAGGACATTTGGGAAGAGATTGGCATTCCAGAGGATCAAAGATTGCAAAGAACCAATGTTGTCAAGAATCACATAAAG GGCTTACTAGATATGATGATCAGAGAAGAAGAATCATTGAGGAATAGAGTTATGACCAGTATTCAAGACAGCAAACTGGAAGTGGAAAAGCTCTGTCTTGACCTTCAAATTCCTTTATTTCAG GAAGAGGTTGGTCTTACCATGCTCCAGCAAGAGAAGAACCTCCGCATGCGAGTTGATGATCTGATAACTGAGAAGACTCAGCGCATGCAGCAGTTGAAGGCTCTGCTAGAGGAGGACCAGGAGCTCTGTGATATATTATGCTGCATTCCATTTGGCATCTCCCCAAATGATGTTCCCTCAGTGGACCAACTGGATAGCTTTAAGCAACATATTGCTAACCAGAATGCTGAGAAG ACAAATCGTTACGCTGAGTTTATGGGCCTCAAGAAGCAAATCGTCTTGTGCATGAATGACTTGGATCACATTCCAGAGACTACCTTTGAAAAGGATGTTGTCTCTGAGGAGGAAGACACTTTTTGCCTCTCTAAGGATAATATTACTTCACTCAAACAGCTTCTTTGTCAG CTGGAGCACCAAAAGGCAGAGAACGAGGCAGAGTGTGAGGCCCTTCGAGAGAAGATCCAGCAGCTGTGGCACAGACTTCAGGTTCCCCAGGAGGAGAGAGAGGCCTTCAATGAACACATGGTCATTTCCAAGAAGAGTAACCTGAAGGCG TTGCAAGCAGAGATAAATCATCTTGAGGAACTTAAACTGCAGAATATTTGCAATGTCATCGATGCCATCCGCACTGAGATTTCTGTGTTTTGGGAAAAGTGCTTCTTCAGCACTGAGCAGCGGCAGGCGTTTTCTCCATATTTTAGTC aggaCTTCAATGAGGCGCTACTGAATTTGCATGATGCTGAGATTCAACGTTTGAAGCAGCATTATGAGGATCACAAAGACCTTTTTGTTGGGGTCAACCAGTGGGAACAAAACTGGAGACTCTTCCTTGAGTTAGAT aaaaaagcATCAGATCCATCAAGGTTTGCAAATAGAGGAGGAAATCTTCTCAAAGAGGAGAAGCAGCGGGCTGAACTGCACAAATCCCTGCCAAAA CTGGAAAAGAAACTAAAAGGTCAAATAGATGCATGGGAAAGTGAGCAGGGACGTGCGTTTTTGGTTAATGGCCAGAAATTCCTTCAGTATGTGGCAGAACAGTGGCAAATTCATCAatcagagaaagaaagagaaaaactaGAAAGG CAACTGAAGAAGAGTAAGCAGACGGAAGAAGATATGCTGTATGGAACAGCACAAACCCCCACCAAACGCAGATTGCTGGGGAACAATACCCCAAACAGATCAAAATGGATG AATGCCTCCTCCAGTATTTCTATGGCCACATCCAACAGCTCATTGCGGTCTGCCTACAGTGGCATTGTCTGCCGTTCACCAGTGCCGCGCTCACCAATGCGCCGGCCTCCTCTTTCTGCAAAAAAG GGTTCTGCACAAAGGAAACCTCCTCAACCAAAATTCAACGCATGCAACAAAGAGAATGAGGCCCGGTTAAAAGGAACCCCTCTGAGTG
- the prc1b gene encoding protein regulator of cytokinesis 1b isoform X1 has product MRRSEVLAAESVSCLNKALCHLKDIWEEIGIPEDQRLQRTNVVKNHIKGLLDMMIREEESLRNRVMTSIQDSKLEVEKLCLDLQIPLFQEEVGLTMLQQEKNLRMRVDDLITEKTQRMQQLKALLEEDQELCDILCCIPFGISPNDVPSVDQLDSFKQHIANQNAEKTNRYAEFMGLKKQIVLCMNDLDHIPETTFEKDVVSEEEDTFCLSKDNITSLKQLLCQLEHQKAENEAECEALREKIQQLWHRLQVPQEEREAFNEHMVISKKSNLKALQAEINHLEELKLQNICNVIDAIRTEISVFWEKCFFSTEQRQAFSPYFSQDFNEALLNLHDAEIQRLKQHYEDHKDLFVGVNQWEQNWRLFLELDKKASDPSRFANRGGNLLKEEKQRAELHKSLPKLEKKLKGQIDAWESEQGRAFLVNGQKFLQYVAEQWQIHQSEKEREKLERQLKKSKQTEEDMLYGTAQTPTKRRLLGNNTPNRSKWMNASSSISMATSNSSLRSAYSGIVCRSPVPRSPMRRPPLSAKKGSAQRKPPQPKFNACNKENEARLKGTPLSGALLTPASPQCNVSLNSVASTYSEFVRDLSMASKPKIQQQILNSTITKH; this is encoded by the exons ATGAGGAGAAG tgaagTGCTCGCAGCCGAATCTGTGTCATGCCTCAATAAGGCTCTTTGCCACTTGAAGGACATTTGGGAAGAGATTGGCATTCCAGAGGATCAAAGATTGCAAAGAACCAATGTTGTCAAGAATCACATAAAG GGCTTACTAGATATGATGATCAGAGAAGAAGAATCATTGAGGAATAGAGTTATGACCAGTATTCAAGACAGCAAACTGGAAGTGGAAAAGCTCTGTCTTGACCTTCAAATTCCTTTATTTCAG GAAGAGGTTGGTCTTACCATGCTCCAGCAAGAGAAGAACCTCCGCATGCGAGTTGATGATCTGATAACTGAGAAGACTCAGCGCATGCAGCAGTTGAAGGCTCTGCTAGAGGAGGACCAGGAGCTCTGTGATATATTATGCTGCATTCCATTTGGCATCTCCCCAAATGATGTTCCCTCAGTGGACCAACTGGATAGCTTTAAGCAACATATTGCTAACCAGAATGCTGAGAAG ACAAATCGTTACGCTGAGTTTATGGGCCTCAAGAAGCAAATCGTCTTGTGCATGAATGACTTGGATCACATTCCAGAGACTACCTTTGAAAAGGATGTTGTCTCTGAGGAGGAAGACACTTTTTGCCTCTCTAAGGATAATATTACTTCACTCAAACAGCTTCTTTGTCAG CTGGAGCACCAAAAGGCAGAGAACGAGGCAGAGTGTGAGGCCCTTCGAGAGAAGATCCAGCAGCTGTGGCACAGACTTCAGGTTCCCCAGGAGGAGAGAGAGGCCTTCAATGAACACATGGTCATTTCCAAGAAGAGTAACCTGAAGGCG TTGCAAGCAGAGATAAATCATCTTGAGGAACTTAAACTGCAGAATATTTGCAATGTCATCGATGCCATCCGCACTGAGATTTCTGTGTTTTGGGAAAAGTGCTTCTTCAGCACTGAGCAGCGGCAGGCGTTTTCTCCATATTTTAGTC aggaCTTCAATGAGGCGCTACTGAATTTGCATGATGCTGAGATTCAACGTTTGAAGCAGCATTATGAGGATCACAAAGACCTTTTTGTTGGGGTCAACCAGTGGGAACAAAACTGGAGACTCTTCCTTGAGTTAGAT aaaaaagcATCAGATCCATCAAGGTTTGCAAATAGAGGAGGAAATCTTCTCAAAGAGGAGAAGCAGCGGGCTGAACTGCACAAATCCCTGCCAAAA CTGGAAAAGAAACTAAAAGGTCAAATAGATGCATGGGAAAGTGAGCAGGGACGTGCGTTTTTGGTTAATGGCCAGAAATTCCTTCAGTATGTGGCAGAACAGTGGCAAATTCATCAatcagagaaagaaagagaaaaactaGAAAGG CAACTGAAGAAGAGTAAGCAGACGGAAGAAGATATGCTGTATGGAACAGCACAAACCCCCACCAAACGCAGATTGCTGGGGAACAATACCCCAAACAGATCAAAATGGATG AATGCCTCCTCCAGTATTTCTATGGCCACATCCAACAGCTCATTGCGGTCTGCCTACAGTGGCATTGTCTGCCGTTCACCAGTGCCGCGCTCACCAATGCGCCGGCCTCCTCTTTCTGCAAAAAAG GGTTCTGCACAAAGGAAACCTCCTCAACCAAAATTCAACGCATGCAACAAAGAGAATGAGGCCCGGTTAAAAGGAACCCCTCTGAGTGGTGCGTTGTTGACCCCTGCTAGTCCGCAGTGTAACGTCAGCCTTAACTCTGTTGCCAGCACATATTCAGAGTTTGTG